A portion of the Hypomesus transpacificus isolate Combined female unplaced genomic scaffold, fHypTra1 scaffold_226, whole genome shotgun sequence genome contains these proteins:
- the LOC124462563 gene encoding FRAS1-related extracellular matrix protein 2-like, giving the protein MFFSRLFILVVSLTRTVSAQVQDSYGLSYALRPELLEDEILVANNGIRVPIGRSVFIDPINDLVIQQQPGDRCSVTVLDNDPLSQRPGHLAPKKFPCDFGPNDVTYTHFGSRSPAKDRVRLQLRYDTQADTVIIPFMMEVEVVFTQLELLTKNMPLQVDKLNGVSNPIDKKTLEFTYDRDSHKCQVTSLASGSALPRYGRLIDESKLANMMDCDEFTEANIRYEHTFKHKSPNRDHVPMIVELRDKEGNLLKQEYFNLMVRIKEGQENTAPKPSFVAMMMMEVSQFVMTALTPDMLAAEDRESDPNDLIFNITSPLSYEEGYIVSTDDRNLPITSFYQRDLRDLKIAYKPPSLDSDTERIFQIEFVVVDTEDAVSDPFAFMIVVKPMNTLAPVVTRNTGQLLYEGQYRPLFSAHNLEISDEDNLESVTVTVVDGLRHGHLTILGSHRKFFTSADLASGVVVYQHDGSDTYSDNIIFRMTDGKHNVEFLFPITVVPTDDEPPIVNANTGLVLFKNQMIPISPLTLSAADIDSEDSTIKFTIIPPLSTIGVLLLRQSEAPEDPSSWRFNAVHEVYEKEVTEWLQKDITDGKLFYRHTGPHNTDTVMDQFVFTVQDDNDPPNVSEKSTFVARILPIDDVPPVLFPGTTLQMTVHEYQLTHFSKDVLRYTDLDSEDRDLKYTVVLPPTDTDENSPVVFGSLVLTERPDTEVTEFTQAQINHHKISYSPPDLELGITAHVVQFRYSVEDTSGNSVEGAFIVFLQPVNNKPPQITNTGFTVFERGMHVISRAEMDTTDPDTDNEQISFTLSQTPLHGHVQVTFANLPKRGVFTLEDISDGNVVYVHNGDEAANDAFQLDVSDGIHVVTVTVKVTVKPVDDETPTVSLPPGTVGSHVDVLENGATEITTSVIQGRDEDTDDLQLTFIVEDAPSSGEILVKGVPAGRFTQADIINGLVVYAHTGGEIGQASKEDGFNLTLTDMSDEWTVGGNKVNGVRVHVTILPVDSQAPEVILGNQFSVLEADKYPVGLHHLDAKDKDTPSEDVMCTIIVQPTSGYLENISPAPGSEKSRSGTAISAFTIRDVGESNIYYVQSIHKGVEPLEDRFTFRCSDGTNFSEKHFFPIVIIPTNDEKPEIYLREIVVMEGMNIVIDTPILNGGDADIPSEELTFIISKQPKHGSVLNQLATGSVLVTNFTLEKIRESSSIIYEHDDSETTEDSFNVILTDGKYYVEKTAIVMIIPVDDETPRMQINDGLEIEIGETKAITNDVLKATDLDSEDSTLAYVISFGPSQGILQRQVRGDSRTSRSSGLGGTSARNITVGMNFTQAEVDQGLISYIHNGQEGIRDLIKFDVTDGLNPLIDRYFYITVGSIDMVFPDVVSKGVSLKEGGRVTLTTDLLSTTDLNSPDEHLIFTITRAPVRGHLECTDTPGMPIASFTQLQLAGSKVYYIHTSDDEVKMDSFEFEVTDGYNPVFRTFRVSIVDVDNKKPVLTIHQLLVTEGQSKLITPFELTAEDQDTAERLLKFSVTQLPVHGKLLYNQSTPVTTFTKQDLNENLISYKHDGTESSEDSFSFTITDGTHTDFYVFPDTVFETHRPQTMRITVVAIDNGVPQIVVNKGAPTLKILSTGHLGFPISSKVLRAEDRDSRPISLVFHITTAPKHGYIVDLGRGNDSVNTFTQADVDDLKICYVLRSDENATTDLFHFSVEDN; this is encoded by the exons ATGTTTTTCTCTAGACTTTTCATCCTGGTTGTCTCTCTAACGAGAACCGTTTCAGCACAGGTGCAGGATAGTTATGGATTATCTTATGCGCTGAGGCCAGAACTATTGGAAGATGAAATATTGGTGGCTAACAACGGAATACGAGTGCCTATAGGAAGATCTGTTTTCATCGATCCTATCAATGATCTGGTTATTCAACAGCAGCCCGGCGACCGATGCAGCGTTACCGTTCTGGATAATGATCCTTTATCGCAGAGACCAGGACATCTCGCTCCCAAAAAGTTTCCCTGCGATTTCGGACCAAACGatgtgacatacacacacttcggCTCAAGGAGTCCTGCCAAGGACAGAGTGAGGCTGCAGCTCAGGTATGACACCCAGGCTGATACCGTTATCATCCCTTTCATGATGGAGGTAGAGGTCGTCTTTACGCAACTTGAATTGTTAACAAAAAACATGCCTCTCCAAGTAGATAAACTCAATGGAGTTAGTAACCCAATAGATAAAAAGACGTTGGAATTTACTTATGACAGAGACTCGCACAAATGCCAGGTGACATCGCTGGCTAGCGGCAGCGCGCTCCCTAGATACGGAAGACTTATTGACGAAAGCAAACTTGCCAATATGATGGACTGTGATGAATTCACTGAGGCGAACATACGCTATGAGCACACGTTTAAGCACAAGTCTCCAAACAGGGACCATGTTCCCATGATTGTTGAATTACGTGACAAAGAAGGCAATTTGCTCAAACAGGAATATTTCAATCTGATGGTGCGCATTAAAGAGGGACAGGAAAACACGGCACCCAAGCCAAGCTTTGTGGccatgatgatgatggaggtCAGTCAGTTTGTCATGACAGCTCTCACCCCGGACATGCTAGCGGCAGAGGACAGAGAGTCAGACCCGAATGATCTCATATTCAACATCACCTCTCCTTTGTCCTACGAAGAGGGCTACATAGTCAGCACAGATGACAGAAACCTCCCCATCACGTCATTCTATCAAAGAGACCTACGGGACCTGAAGATAGCCTACAAGCCCCCTTCTCTTGACTCGGACACTGAGAGAATTTTCCAGATAGAGTTTGTGGTGGTGGACACAGAGGACGCCGTCTCGGATCCGTTTGCGTTCATGATCGTGGTGAAGCCCATGAACACCTTGGCCCCCGTGGTCACGCGCAACACCGGCCAACTCCTCTACGAAGGCCAGTACCGCCCGCTCTTCAGCGCCCACAACCTCGAGATCAGCGACGAGGACAACCTGGAGAGCGTCACGGTAACGGTGGTCGACGGGCTCCGCCACGGCCACCTCACCATCCTGGGCTCCCACAGGAAGTTCTTCACGTCGGCCGACCTGGCGTCCGGGGTCGTCGTGTACCAGCACGATGGGAGCGACACCTACAGCGACAACATCATCTTCAGGATGACGGACGGGAAACACAATGTCGAGTTCCTGTTCCCCATCACGGTCGTTCCGACGGACGACGAACCGCCGATCGTCAACGCCAACACCGGGCTGGTGCTGTTCAAGAACCAGATGATTCCCATCTCCCCTCTCACGCTCAGCGCGGCTGACATCGACTCTGAGGACTCGACCATCAAGTTCACAATCATCCCTCCTCTGTCCACCATTGGGGTCTTACTGCTACGACAGTCCGAAGCCCCTGAAGACCCCTCCTCGTGGAGGTTCAACGCTGTGCACGAGGTGTACGAGAAAGAGGTGACAGAATGGCTTCAGAAAGACATCACCGATGGCAAACTGttttacagacacacaggccCCCATAACACCGACACGGTCATGGACCAGTTTGTCTTCACGGTTCAGGATGATAATGACCCTCCTAACGTGTCGGAGAAGAGCACCTTCGTCGCCCGGATCCTACCCATCGACGACGTTCCACCTGTGCTGTTCCCCGGCACCACCCTGCAGATGACGGTTCACGAGTACCAGCTCACTCATTTTAGCAAGGACGTCCTCCGCTACACTGACCTGGACTCGGAAGACCGAGATCTGAAGTACACAGTCGTCCTGCCTCCCACCGACACAGACGAAAACAGCCCGGTTGTGTTCGGGTCGTTGGTTCTAACCGAGAGGCCCGACACGGAGGTCACCGAGTTCACCCAGGCTCAGATCAACCATCACAAGATCTCCTACAGCCCTCCCGACCTGGAGTTGGGCATCACGGCCCACGTGGTGCAGTTCCGCTACTCCGTCGAAGACACGTCCGGCAACAGTGTGGAAGGAGCGTTCATCGTCTTCCTGCAGCCAGTTAACAACAAGCCGCCACAGATCACCAACACCGGCTTCACCGTGTTTGAGCGCGGCATGCACGTGATCTCCCGTGCGGAGATGGATACCACTGATCCAGACACAGACAATGAGCAGATATCTTTCACCCTCAGCCAGACCCCTCTCCACGGGCACGTCCAGGTGACTTTCGCCAACCTGCCCAAAAGAGGCGTCTTCACATTAGAGGACATCTCGGACGGCAACGTTGTCTACGTCCACAACGGGGACGAGGCGGCCAACGACGCGTTCCAGTTGGACGTCAGCGACGGCATCCACGTCGTCACGGTTACCGTAAAAGTCACGGTGAAGCCGGTCGACGACGAGACACCCACGGTCAGCTTGCCGCCTGGCACCGTGGGCTCCCACGTGGACGTCCTGGAGAACGGCGCCACAGAGATCACGACCAGCGTCATTCAGGGGCGCGACGAGGACACCGACGACCTGCAGCTGACCTTCATCGTGGAGGACGCGCCTTCGTCGGGGGAGATCCTGGTCAAAGGGGTGCCCGCCGGTAGGTTCACTCAGGCCGACATCATCAACGGATTGGTGGTGTACGCGCACACCGGCGGAGAGATAGGCCAGGCTTCCAAGGAGGACGGGTTCAACTTGACCCTGACAGACATGTCTGATGAGTGGACCGTAGGCGGGAACAAGGTCAACGGCGTCCGTGTCCATGTCACCATTCTCCCCGTTGATAGTCAAGCCCCTGAGGTGATCCTTGGGAATCAGTTCAGTGTGCTAGAGGCTGACAAATACCCCGTAGGTCTCCATCACCTGGATGCTAAAGACAAGGACACGCCCAGTGAAGATGTAATGTGCACCATCATCGTTCAACCCACGTCTGGCTACTTGGAGAAcatctctccagctccaggTTCAGAGAAGTCCAGGTCTGGCACAGCAATCAGTGCCTTCACCATCAGGGATGTCGGGGAAAGCAACATTTATTACGTTCAGAGTATCCACAAAGGCGTGGAGCCACTGGAGGACAGATTCACATTCAGGTGTTCTGATGGAACCAACTTCTCTGAGAAGCACTTCTTTCCAATCGTTATCATTCCCACCAATGATGAGAAACCGGAGATTTACTTGAGGGAGATCGTTGTGATGGAAGGGATGAACATAGTTATCGACACTCCGATCCTGAACGGGGGCGATGCGGACATTCCATCAGAGGAGCTGACCTTCATCATCTCCAAACAGCCCAAACATGGCTCCGTTCTCAACCAGCTAGCCACAGGTTCAGTCTTAGTGACCAACTTCACTTTAGAGAAGATAAGAGAATCCTCCAGTATCATTTATGAGCACGACGACTCAGAGACCACGGAGGACAGCTTCAACGTCATCCTCACCGATGGGAAATATTATGTCGAGAAAACGGCCATTGTCATGATTATCCCTGTGGATGATGAGACCCCAAGAATGCAGATCAACGACGGTCTGGAGATCGAGATAGGGGAGACCAAGGCCATCACCAACGACGTCTTGAAAGCCACCGATTTAGATTCCGAGGATAGCACCCTCGCATATGTCATTAGCTTTGGACCTAGTCAGGGCATTCTGCAGAGGCAAGTAAGAGGTGATAGTAGAACGTCACGTTCCTCGGGTCTTGGTGGAACATCTGCACGGAACATCACAGTAGGCATGAACTTCACACAGGCCGAAGTGGACCAAGGGTTGATCTCTTACATCCACAACGGTCAGGAGGGCATTCGTGACCTCATCAAGTTCGACGTCACAGACGGTTTGAACCCGTTGATCGACCGCTACTTCTACATCACGGTGGGCAGCATCGACATGGTGTTCCCGGACGTAGTCAGCAAAGGCGTATCGCTGAAAGAGGGTGGCAGAGTGACCTTGACCACAGACCTGCTCAGCACCACCGATCTCAACAGTCCAGACGAGCACCTGATCTTCACGATAACCAGGGCCCCCGTCAGAGGGCACTTGGAGTGCACGGACACCCCAGGGATGCCCATCGCTTCCTTCACCCAGCTGCAGCTAGCAGGAAGCAAGGTCTACTACATCCACACCTCGGACGACGAGGTCAAGATGGACAGCTTTGAGTTCGAAGTGACCGACGGCTACAACCCGGTGTTCCGCACCTTCAGGGTCTCCATCGTGGACGTAGACAACAAGAAGCCGGTCTTGACCATCCATCAACTGCTTGTCACCGAGGGTCAGAGTAAGCTGATCACGCCGTTTGAGCTCACGGCTGAAGACCAGGACACGGCGGAACGGCTGCTGAAGTTCTCGGTCACCCAGCTGCCCGTGCACGGGAAACTGCTCTACAACCAGTCCACGCCGGTGACCACCTTCACCAAACAGGACCTGAACGAAAACCTCATCAGCTACAAACACGACGGCACCGAGTCTTCCGAGGactccttctccttcaccaTCACCGACGGCACGCACACCGACTTCTACGTGTTTCCCGACACAGTGTTCGAGACCCACCGTCCTCAAACCATGAGGATCACCGTGGTGGCCATCGACAACGGCGTCCCTCAGATTGTGGTGAACAAAGGGGCCCCCACGTTGAAGATCCTGTCTACTGGTCACCTCGGTTTCCCCATCAGCTCCAAGGTGCTGAGGGCAGAGGACAGAGACAGCAGACCCATCTCCCTGGTGTTCCACATCACAACCGCGCCGAAGCATGGCTACATCGTTGACCTGGGACGAGGGAACGACTCTGTCAACACATTCACTCAAG CTGACGTCGACGACCTGAAGATCTGCTACGTGCTGAGGAGTGACGAGAACGCCACGACGGACCTCTTCCACTTCTCCGTGGAAGACAACG